A genomic window from Desulfobacterales bacterium includes:
- the trpD gene encoding anthranilate phosphoribosyltransferase — MFLDYLKRIIARENLNEDQMAEMMNEIFSGQCTDAQIGAFMAALATKGETFAELAGAARAMRKKALRLEIPAATLVDIVGTGGDSAHTFNISTTTAFVVAGCGVPVAKHGNRAVSSKCGSADVLEALGVNLNLPPELVEEAVMEIGIGFLFAPLYHKAMKYAATARKEIGLRSIFNMLGPLTNPAAANCMLLGVFSAGLTEMFANALKLLGAKRAFVVHGHDGLDEITVCAKTRVSELANGAIQTYDISPESYFGGLAPPEMLKGGDVDENAGITQRILAGEPGPRRNVVLFNAAAALLCAGKATDLRTGIQLAETAIDTGAAAQKLNDLIRFTNENA; from the coding sequence ATGTTTCTTGACTATTTAAAGCGGATCATCGCCAGAGAAAACCTGAACGAAGACCAAATGGCCGAAATGATGAACGAGATTTTCTCGGGACAATGCACGGATGCTCAGATCGGGGCGTTTATGGCGGCCCTTGCCACCAAGGGGGAAACCTTTGCCGAATTGGCGGGCGCAGCCCGGGCCATGCGCAAAAAAGCGCTTCGCCTTGAAATACCCGCCGCCACGCTGGTGGATATTGTGGGAACGGGCGGGGACTCGGCGCACACTTTCAACATCTCAACCACCACGGCCTTTGTGGTGGCCGGGTGCGGCGTTCCCGTGGCGAAGCACGGCAACCGCGCCGTATCGAGCAAATGCGGCAGCGCGGATGTATTGGAAGCCCTGGGTGTGAACCTGAATCTTCCGCCGGAATTGGTGGAAGAAGCGGTAATGGAAATCGGCATCGGATTTTTATTTGCCCCTTTATATCACAAAGCCATGAAATACGCCGCCACGGCAAGAAAGGAGATCGGGCTGCGCAGCATTTTTAATATGCTCGGTCCCCTGACCAATCCGGCGGCCGCAAACTGCATGTTGCTGGGCGTTTTTTCGGCTGGACTCACGGAGATGTTCGCAAACGCCTTAAAACTGCTGGGCGCCAAGCGCGCCTTTGTGGTCCACGGGCATGACGGCCTGGATGAGATCACGGTATGCGCGAAAACCCGCGTCTCCGAACTGGCGAACGGCGCTATTCAGACATATGATATTTCACCGGAATCCTATTTTGGCGGTCTTGCACCACCGGAAATGCTCAAAGGCGGTGATGTCGATGAAAACGCCGGGATCACGCAGCGTATTCTGGCGGGGGAACCCGGCCCCAGACGCAATGTCGTTCTTTTCAACGCGGCGGCTGCCCTTTTGTGTGCGGGGAAAGCCACTGATTTGCGCACGGGCATTCAGCTGGCCGAAACCGCCATCGATACCGGCGCCGCCGCGCAGAAATTAAATGATCTTATTCGATTCACCAATGAAAACGCATAG
- a CDS encoding DMT family transporter encodes MHWLLVSVIVALAVASHDAWVKKHFSHLSVSEMLAMPLFYSLPFFMIVMPFVPVPVIDRGFYGSFAACLPINVLASFLYTKAIKISPLSLTVPYLAFTPPFAMVTGYLFLHETPGIWAGVGIVATCIGSYVLNIEPDRQGLLAPVKAVFNETGSWMMLIVAFLFAFTVVVGKKAIVHSSPLFFTMVFFSIHNLIVLGILAVTGKIRIHTFAGNFRKGLVAGGLLFIHVLLHGFAISWTQAAYMVSIKRLSILFSIIYGRMFFEERRMVVRLVGATFMLGGAVLIVLKE; translated from the coding sequence ATGCACTGGTTACTGGTATCGGTCATCGTCGCTCTGGCGGTTGCTTCCCATGACGCCTGGGTCAAAAAGCATTTTTCTCATTTAAGTGTGAGTGAAATGCTTGCCATGCCGCTGTTTTATAGTTTGCCGTTCTTTATGATCGTTATGCCGTTCGTTCCGGTTCCGGTGATCGACCGTGGATTTTATGGGTCTTTTGCAGCGTGCCTTCCCATCAACGTGCTCGCTTCTTTTCTCTACACCAAGGCCATTAAAATTTCCCCCCTGTCATTGACGGTCCCGTACCTGGCGTTTACGCCGCCGTTTGCCATGGTGACGGGGTATTTATTTTTACATGAAACGCCCGGGATATGGGCGGGTGTCGGCATTGTTGCGACGTGCATTGGAAGCTATGTGCTCAATATAGAACCCGACAGGCAAGGTCTGCTGGCGCCGGTCAAAGCCGTTTTTAATGAAACCGGATCCTGGATGATGTTAATCGTTGCCTTTTTGTTCGCCTTTACGGTTGTGGTCGGGAAAAAGGCGATTGTTCACTCTTCGCCGCTTTTTTTTACCATGGTGTTTTTTTCGATTCATAATCTGATTGTTTTGGGGATTCTCGCGGTCACCGGGAAGATTCGAATCCACACATTTGCCGGGAATTTCCGGAAAGGCCTGGTGGCGGGCGGATTGTTATTCATTCATGTGCTGCTGCACGGGTTTGCCATTTCATGGACGCAAGCCGCCTATATGGTTTCCATAAAGCGGCTCAGCATATTGTTCAGTATCATTTATGGCCGAATGTTTTTTGAAGAGCGACGTATGGTGGTGCGGCTGGTGGGCGCGACTTTCATGCTGGGTGGCGCCGTGCTTATTGTGTTGAAAGAATAG
- a CDS encoding amidohydrolase family protein, with protein sequence MTFSGKILSDWLIDGNGRPAFRRAMIAIEAGRIAAVGLANEMNANGPDVLDLRNTTLIPGLIDCHVHLSLPENAGAGPADSPPLFAERLCRYWHHGVMAVRDGGDRSGEVLRFRNLPAEPGRPRVTIFSAGGAFHRKGRYGGFIGSAVTDGDALADLTAQRAPLVDHIKIINSGLNSLTQFGVETPGQFTTDQLTRAVLAAKRLNRPVMVHANGKTPVAAAIQAGCASIEHGYFMGKENLQKMRDKQITWVPTAIPMKALSEMLAPGTIECDVARRTLDHQLEQMALARRLGVPVAVGTDAGSPGVAHGAGLVEEIKLFRLAGYTIEEAIRCASDNGARLIGSDALGRLAPGMPATFIAVPGPPEDLPESLMHIRCFYVVGELWSEYGA encoded by the coding sequence ATGACTTTTTCCGGAAAAATACTCTCGGACTGGCTGATTGACGGGAATGGCCGCCCGGCCTTTCGCCGGGCGATGATAGCGATCGAAGCGGGAAGGATTGCTGCTGTCGGTCTGGCGAATGAAATGAACGCTAACGGACCTGATGTGCTTGACCTGCGGAATACCACGTTGATTCCGGGGTTGATAGACTGCCATGTTCATTTAAGTTTGCCGGAGAATGCAGGCGCCGGGCCGGCCGATTCCCCTCCCTTATTTGCGGAGCGCCTTTGCCGGTACTGGCATCATGGCGTTATGGCCGTGCGGGATGGCGGTGATAGATCCGGCGAGGTATTACGATTTCGGAACTTGCCCGCTGAACCGGGGCGGCCAAGGGTAACCATTTTTTCGGCAGGGGGTGCATTCCATAGAAAAGGAAGATACGGCGGTTTTATCGGAAGTGCAGTGACGGACGGGGATGCCCTGGCCGATTTAACGGCCCAGCGGGCGCCCCTGGTGGACCATATCAAGATCATCAATTCCGGCCTGAACAGCCTGACGCAATTCGGGGTGGAGACACCGGGTCAGTTCACGACCGATCAACTCACCCGGGCGGTTTTGGCCGCCAAAAGATTGAATCGGCCGGTGATGGTGCACGCCAACGGCAAGACGCCGGTGGCAGCCGCGATACAAGCCGGATGTGCCTCCATCGAGCATGGCTATTTCATGGGAAAAGAGAACCTGCAAAAAATGCGGGATAAGCAGATTACATGGGTCCCCACGGCCATTCCGATGAAAGCGCTCTCGGAGATGCTCGCACCGGGCACGATTGAGTGCGATGTCGCGCGCCGAACCCTGGATCATCAGCTTGAGCAAATGGCGCTTGCCCGCAGGCTGGGCGTTCCAGTCGCCGTAGGGACGGATGCCGGTAGTCCCGGCGTGGCCCATGGCGCGGGCCTGGTCGAAGAGATCAAACTCTTTAGACTCGCAGGCTACACGATTGAGGAAGCCATTCGGTGTGCGAGCGACAACGGGGCAAGGTTAATCGGTTCTGATGCGTTAGGCCGCTTGGCGCCAGGCATGCCGGCAACCTTTATTGCTGTTCCGGGTCCTCCGGAAGACCTACCCGAGAGCCTGATGCATATTCGTTGTTTCTACGTGGTCGGAGAGTTGTGGTCAGAATATGGGGCGTAG
- a CDS encoding alpha/beta hydrolase, with protein sequence MIHQFGQRTILFDSDGYRLKGHLHLSGQPDAPLVVGSHGFLSDGNSPKLAALANQCNRCGIGFFRFDHRGCGQSEGVFEAGASVTARRNDILNAIDALKEMGFAKNGLGLFGSSMGGAASLAAAMATQIDAIVTYAAPIQIPSSQPTHEKDTALRFDVDFDFTNIHDILVLHGDADTVVPISHGREIYAQSKRPKQMILQKGGDHPMSNPHHQQAFVREAVYWFRASFERI encoded by the coding sequence ATGATCCATCAATTTGGACAACGCACGATCCTTTTTGATTCCGACGGCTATCGGCTCAAGGGGCATCTCCACTTGTCCGGGCAACCTGACGCTCCCCTGGTCGTGGGCTCCCACGGGTTTCTTTCAGACGGCAATTCCCCCAAACTCGCTGCGTTGGCGAACCAATGCAACCGTTGCGGAATCGGGTTCTTTCGTTTTGATCACAGGGGGTGTGGCCAAAGTGAGGGCGTCTTTGAAGCCGGCGCATCGGTGACAGCACGACGAAACGACATACTCAACGCCATTGACGCATTAAAAGAGATGGGCTTTGCCAAAAACGGCCTCGGCCTTTTCGGCAGCAGCATGGGCGGCGCCGCATCCCTGGCCGCTGCCATGGCGACACAGATAGACGCCATCGTCACTTATGCCGCGCCGATTCAAATCCCCTCTTCCCAGCCCACACACGAAAAAGACACCGCGCTTCGGTTCGATGTTGATTTTGATTTCACGAACATTCATGACATTCTTGTGCTGCATGGGGACGCGGACACCGTCGTTCCGATCTCCCATGGCCGGGAAATCTACGCGCAATCCAAGCGCCCCAAGCAGATGATTCTTCAGAAAGGCGGCGATCATCCCATGAGCAACCCGCACCATCAGCAAGCATTCGTCCGGGAGGCGGTCTATTGGTTTCGGGCTTCGTTTGAGCGAATTTAA
- a CDS encoding phosphoribosylanthranilate isomerase has translation MTKRIFPQIKICGLTTVDAAVQCADLGVHAIGCVFFAKSPRHLSDKMAEKICCAVRHRVETVGVFVNESLDTILQKIRDCRLSAVQLHGTESADLVQQLRDAGVPVIKALFVDGEPNLNAAGDYDPSAFLVECGKGPLPGGNAETWDWGRVKDFSTRFPCILAGGLTPDNVVEAIQRAMPSAIDVSSGVESAPGRKDLKKVELLLTRVSGIDLSPGKQKGYPIFHSAA, from the coding sequence ATGACCAAGCGAATATTTCCTCAAATAAAAATCTGCGGGCTTACCACCGTGGATGCGGCCGTTCAATGCGCCGACCTTGGCGTTCATGCCATCGGTTGTGTGTTTTTCGCCAAAAGTCCGCGGCATTTATCCGACAAAATGGCCGAGAAGATCTGCTGCGCCGTCAGGCATCGGGTCGAAACCGTCGGGGTGTTCGTCAATGAATCCCTTGATACAATCCTGCAAAAGATTCGCGATTGCAGACTCTCAGCTGTTCAATTGCACGGCACAGAATCAGCAGATCTGGTTCAGCAATTGCGCGATGCCGGGGTGCCCGTGATCAAAGCCCTTTTTGTGGACGGCGAGCCGAACCTGAACGCAGCCGGCGATTATGATCCTTCCGCTTTTCTCGTGGAGTGCGGCAAAGGACCGCTTCCCGGCGGAAACGCGGAAACGTGGGATTGGGGCCGGGTAAAGGATTTTTCAACACGCTTTCCCTGTATTCTGGCGGGCGGATTGACACCGGATAACGTCGTGGAAGCCATTCAAAGGGCCATGCCGTCAGCGATCGATGTCAGCTCTGGCGTTGAATCCGCGCCCGGCCGGAAAGATCTAAAAAAGGTGGAACTGCTGCTAACGCGCGTCTCTGGCATTGATTTATCGCCCGGCAAACAGAAAGGGTATCCGATTTTTCATTCGGCTGCTTAA
- a CDS encoding aminodeoxychorismate/anthranilate synthase component II produces MILVIDNYDSFTYNLVQYLAQLGAEVKVVRNDAATVENLAEMRPAGLLISPGPGRPESAGVSLDAIRYFSGKIPVLGVCLGHQSIAEAFGGKVVHAQRLMHGKTSEVTADGKGIFAGIKKPFQAMRYHSLAVSRESLPACLTITAESEDKEIMGIRHRTHATEGIQFHPESIMTTVGKRLIRNFLNQADATHSTDHLNTPNEMRADHVS; encoded by the coding sequence ATGATACTCGTTATAGACAATTATGATTCTTTTACGTACAACCTGGTTCAATATCTGGCGCAGCTCGGCGCCGAGGTGAAGGTCGTTCGAAACGATGCCGCTACGGTTGAGAATCTCGCCGAAATGCGGCCCGCAGGTCTTCTCATTTCACCGGGGCCGGGCAGGCCGGAAAGCGCCGGCGTCTCATTGGACGCCATTCGCTATTTTTCCGGAAAGATTCCGGTTCTCGGCGTTTGCCTGGGTCATCAATCCATTGCGGAAGCCTTTGGCGGAAAGGTGGTTCATGCCCAAAGGCTCATGCACGGCAAAACCTCGGAGGTTACTGCCGACGGGAAGGGCATTTTTGCGGGCATCAAAAAGCCGTTTCAGGCCATGCGATACCACAGTCTGGCCGTCTCCAGAGAATCGTTGCCGGCATGCCTTACCATTACGGCCGAATCAGAGGACAAGGAAATCATGGGCATTCGACACCGAACCCATGCAACCGAAGGCATTCAGTTTCACCCCGAATCCATCATGACCACCGTCGGCAAACGGTTGATTCGAAATTTCCTGAATCAGGCCGACGCAACCCACTCAACCGACCACCTGAACACACCAAACGAAATGAGGGCTGACCATGTTTCTTGA
- the rlmD gene encoding 23S rRNA (uracil(1939)-C(5))-methyltransferase RlmD — translation MGLKKGQEQELIISDLAFGGRGIAKVDGLAVFVDQCAPGDHVLARIVKKKKNFAEARIIRFLEKSPQRIVPPCPYSEYCGGCKWQFLPYEMQLEYKRRHVAESLAHIGLFQDVPVHATIGSSMQYGYRNKMEFTCTDRRWLLPEELNREDIVAGFGIGLHIPGAFHHVLDMEKCLLMPEFGNEILDEVRQFIKGSAFPAYGLRTHEGFWRFLMLRHSAAHDQWMVNIVTTAENEPAVAPLARHLAADYPQIVSIVNNIASRKASVSLGEKEIQLAGAPTIKDKIGPYEFEVSANSFFQTNTRGAEKLYDTVNAYAGLTGVETVLDLYCGTGTIGMCLSGSAKEVIGIEIVESAVADANRNCSLNGITNCRFLLGDIKDAMASVSERPDVLIIDPPRIGMHKEVVKQILAMAPGRMVYVSCNPATLARDLDMLRAHYRPMEVQPVDMFPHTFHIECVARLERIG, via the coding sequence ATGGGGTTGAAAAAGGGGCAGGAACAAGAATTGATCATCTCGGATCTGGCATTCGGGGGCAGGGGCATTGCGAAGGTTGACGGGCTGGCGGTCTTTGTCGACCAATGCGCGCCAGGAGACCATGTGCTGGCGCGGATTGTCAAAAAGAAAAAGAATTTCGCCGAAGCCAGAATCATTCGGTTTTTGGAAAAATCGCCGCAGCGTATCGTTCCGCCCTGCCCATACAGTGAGTATTGCGGCGGGTGTAAATGGCAATTTTTGCCCTACGAGATGCAACTTGAATACAAGCGGCGGCATGTGGCCGAGTCGCTGGCCCACATCGGCCTGTTTCAAGATGTTCCCGTTCACGCCACCATTGGATCTTCGATGCAGTACGGTTATCGGAACAAGATGGAATTTACCTGCACGGATCGCAGATGGCTGTTACCCGAGGAGCTCAATCGCGAGGATATCGTCGCAGGCTTTGGTATCGGGCTTCATATACCGGGCGCTTTTCACCATGTGCTCGATATGGAAAAATGCTTGTTGATGCCTGAATTTGGAAATGAGATTCTCGATGAGGTCAGGCAATTCATTAAGGGCTCTGCGTTTCCCGCTTACGGCCTTCGCACACACGAGGGGTTTTGGCGGTTTTTAATGCTGCGGCACTCGGCGGCTCATGATCAATGGATGGTCAATATCGTTACCACTGCTGAAAATGAGCCGGCGGTTGCGCCGCTGGCCCGTCATCTCGCGGCTGACTACCCGCAGATCGTCTCCATCGTCAACAATATCGCTTCTCGAAAAGCCAGTGTCTCATTGGGGGAAAAGGAAATTCAACTGGCCGGCGCTCCGACCATCAAAGATAAAATCGGGCCTTATGAATTTGAGGTGTCCGCCAACTCGTTTTTTCAGACCAACACGCGCGGCGCCGAAAAATTATATGATACGGTCAATGCCTATGCCGGGCTGACCGGCGTGGAAACGGTGCTGGATTTGTATTGCGGCACCGGCACCATCGGCATGTGCCTTTCCGGTTCGGCCAAAGAGGTCATTGGGATTGAAATTGTGGAGAGCGCCGTGGCGGATGCGAATCGCAATTGCAGTCTCAACGGCATTACCAATTGCCGGTTCCTTCTCGGGGATATCAAAGACGCGATGGCCTCGGTGTCGGAAAGGCCGGATGTGCTGATCATCGATCCGCCCCGCATCGGCATGCACAAAGAGGTGGTGAAACAGATTTTGGCCATGGCGCCGGGCCGAATGGTTTACGTATCCTGCAATCCGGCCACGCTGGCCAGGGATCTTGACATGCTTCGGGCACACTATCGGCCCATGGAAGTTCAACCCGTTGATATGTTTCCGCACACCTTTCATATTGAGTGTGTCGCCCGCCTTGAAAGAATCGGGTAG
- a CDS encoding chorismate-binding protein, with the protein MLLRQFPSKEQFRLLSEKYNVIPVCAEILSDMETPVSILGKRYRQKGPAFLLESAEGGERWGRYSFFSSSAKARVRVFSDHITVAESGRVNRIAHQGDPLRGLRQLMQRYRPADIPELPRFWCGLVGYITYEMVSFFESIPHQWPPEKPLADFMIPDELLIFDNIRHTLQLVEIRYLTDSSEAESEYRAGLKRIDAIREALAQPLREPVPPDETAALRLTPLLSEEKYREMVTRVKQYIYDGDIIQSVISQPFVCDAAPDAFSLYRAQRYINPSPYLYFLHLDDMVLVGSSPETMVRLENNIAVLRPIAGTRPRGRTEQADRDLADELLQDEKERAEHLMLVDLGRNDLGRIAETGTVEVTDLMFIERYSHVMHLVSNIQCDLKPDVDAWALLAATFPAGTLSGAPKIRAMEIIAEMENRPRGPYGGAVGYISFHGNMDMAITIRTACIEARRMTVQAGAGIVADSDPERERQETVNKAMALQQALKLIRPDRLTD; encoded by the coding sequence GTGTTACTTCGTCAATTTCCAAGCAAGGAACAATTCCGCCTATTGTCGGAAAAGTACAATGTGATTCCGGTATGTGCTGAAATTCTCTCGGATATGGAAACGCCGGTGTCCATATTGGGAAAGCGCTACCGTCAAAAGGGGCCGGCATTTCTGCTCGAAAGCGCCGAAGGCGGCGAGCGCTGGGGGAGATACAGCTTCTTCAGTTCATCCGCCAAAGCCCGCGTGCGTGTTTTTTCAGATCACATTACCGTGGCGGAGAGCGGCCGGGTGAATCGCATTGCGCATCAGGGGGACCCGCTTCGGGGATTAAGGCAGTTGATGCAGCGCTACCGCCCTGCCGACATTCCGGAATTGCCGCGCTTCTGGTGCGGTCTGGTCGGATATATTACCTATGAGATGGTCTCCTTTTTCGAATCGATTCCGCATCAGTGGCCGCCTGAAAAGCCTCTGGCCGATTTTATGATACCCGACGAGCTGCTCATTTTCGACAACATTCGCCACACCCTGCAACTGGTGGAAATCCGTTACCTCACCGATTCATCCGAGGCCGAATCGGAATACCGGGCAGGTCTGAAACGAATAGACGCCATTCGAGAAGCCCTGGCACAACCCCTGCGCGAACCCGTCCCGCCGGACGAAACGGCGGCGCTCCGGTTAACCCCCCTGCTGTCGGAAGAAAAGTATCGTGAGATGGTAACACGGGTCAAACAGTACATCTATGATGGGGATATTATTCAGTCCGTCATCTCGCAACCCTTTGTGTGCGATGCTGCGCCGGATGCCTTCTCCCTCTACCGGGCGCAGCGGTATATCAATCCGTCCCCCTATCTGTATTTCCTTCATTTGGACGATATGGTATTGGTGGGCTCATCACCGGAAACCATGGTACGGCTTGAAAACAATATCGCCGTGTTGCGGCCCATCGCGGGCACCCGGCCCCGCGGCAGAACCGAGCAGGCGGACAGGGACCTGGCCGACGAATTGCTTCAGGATGAAAAAGAACGTGCAGAGCATCTCATGTTGGTGGATCTGGGCAGAAATGATCTGGGCAGAATCGCCGAGACCGGCACAGTGGAAGTAACGGATTTGATGTTTATTGAACGTTACTCCCATGTGATGCATCTTGTGTCCAACATTCAATGCGACCTAAAGCCGGATGTGGATGCATGGGCACTTCTGGCGGCGACTTTTCCGGCCGGAACGCTCAGCGGCGCGCCCAAAATCAGGGCCATGGAAATTATCGCTGAAATGGAAAACCGGCCCCGAGGCCCTTATGGGGGGGCCGTGGGGTATATCTCCTTTCACGGCAATATGGACATGGCCATTACCATTCGAACCGCTTGTATTGAAGCCAGGCGAATGACCGTGCAGGCGGGCGCCGGCATCGTGGCGGATTCGGACCCGGAACGGGAACGGCAGGAAACCGTCAACAAGGCCATGGCGCTTCAGCAGGCGTTAAAACTGATCAGACCCGATCGACTAACGGATTGA
- a CDS encoding CinA family nicotinamide mononucleotide deamidase-related protein produces the protein MRAEILSTGEEVLNGAIVDSNSAYISQKLDEMGLRVARHSTVGDDITELVTVIREIGGRADVAIVTGGLGPTTDDLSADAAAEAVGVPLVMDPVALDHIASFFQQRGREMNPANKKQAYFPAGADRLDNPVGTAPGFAVTIGKCRFYFLPGVPFEMVRMLADLVLPKIKERLGNIGAGNVTRMLLTFGLPESTVSHRLTGFDSLFPRVQLGFQVKYPGIFVKLYRRGEHEAACRADIETAQSWVCGKLERHVVSTEGESMEEVVGRLLSQQQATLSVAESCTGGLISHWLTNVPGSSDYFLFSGVTYANAAKESILGVSPDTLKTNGAVHEQTVSEMAEGVRRITGATYGLATSGIAGPGGGTPDKPAGTVCIGLSAPDGTHAYRFHFSYGGRRLMNKQMFAMKALDLLRRKLIGDPS, from the coding sequence ATGCGTGCGGAAATACTTTCCACCGGAGAAGAAGTTTTAAACGGGGCGATCGTTGACAGCAATTCAGCCTATATTTCCCAGAAACTCGACGAGATGGGGTTGCGCGTGGCGCGGCACAGCACGGTAGGAGATGACATCACCGAGCTTGTCACGGTGATTCGGGAAATCGGCGGGCGTGCCGATGTGGCGATTGTCACCGGTGGCTTGGGGCCGACCACGGATGATTTGTCCGCCGACGCTGCCGCTGAGGCCGTTGGTGTGCCGTTGGTAATGGATCCGGTTGCATTGGACCATATCGCATCTTTTTTTCAGCAGCGCGGCCGGGAAATGAATCCCGCCAATAAAAAGCAGGCCTATTTTCCTGCGGGCGCGGACCGGCTGGATAACCCGGTGGGCACGGCGCCCGGATTTGCCGTCACCATCGGCAAGTGCCGGTTTTATTTCCTGCCGGGCGTGCCGTTTGAAATGGTTCGCATGCTCGCGGATCTGGTATTGCCGAAGATAAAAGAGCGGTTGGGAAACATCGGCGCGGGCAACGTTACGCGCATGTTGTTAACCTTCGGGCTTCCAGAATCCACGGTTTCTCACCGGCTCACCGGCTTTGATTCGCTTTTTCCCCGGGTGCAGCTTGGCTTTCAGGTAAAATATCCCGGTATTTTTGTAAAATTATATCGGCGTGGTGAACATGAAGCGGCCTGTCGGGCTGATATCGAAACGGCGCAGTCCTGGGTTTGCGGGAAACTGGAGCGTCACGTCGTTTCCACTGAAGGAGAAAGTATGGAAGAGGTAGTGGGAAGGCTGCTATCGCAGCAGCAAGCGACCCTTTCCGTGGCGGAAAGTTGCACCGGGGGCTTGATTTCCCATTGGCTTACCAATGTGCCGGGCAGCTCGGACTATTTTCTTTTTTCGGGTGTTACCTACGCCAATGCGGCCAAGGAAAGCATTTTGGGGGTTTCACCCGATACCCTCAAAACTAATGGTGCGGTTCATGAGCAGACGGTTTCCGAGATGGCCGAAGGCGTCCGCCGTATCACAGGCGCTACTTACGGACTTGCCACCAGCGGCATCGCGGGTCCGGGCGGCGGCACCCCGGATAAACCAGCTGGTACGGTATGTATCGGACTATCGGCGCCGGACGGAACCCATGCGTACCGGTTTCATTTTTCTTATGGCGGCCGGCGGCTGATGAATAAACAGATGTTCGCCATGAAGGCGTTGGATCTGCTGCGACGGAAACTGATAGGGGACCCTTCATAG
- the trpC gene encoding indole-3-glycerol phosphate synthase TrpC — MNILDQIVAQKKEAVAIAQTETPLSLLEERIRQRTDRRAFLERLQHPGPSGVNIIAEIKRASPSLGPIRPNLKAAEYARAYEAGGAACLSVLTDTYFFMGSHQDLIDARAACRLPVLRKEFIVSSYQIHESAAMGADAVLLIVRILSGHQLQSYLALCEALHLDALVEIHTEADLGVAKTAGARLIGINNRNLGSFHTDTGTAMRMADQLQQGQIPVAASGIKSRKDITETLTSGIWNFLIGETLVRSDDPCRCLRTLQGLEPSEQQGAGKNR; from the coding sequence ATGAACATACTGGATCAAATTGTAGCGCAGAAAAAAGAAGCCGTGGCAATCGCCCAAACAGAAACGCCCCTTTCCCTGCTTGAAGAGCGGATTCGACAACGTACGGACCGGCGGGCCTTCCTGGAGCGACTTCAACACCCCGGTCCGTCCGGGGTTAATATTATCGCTGAGATCAAACGCGCGTCCCCGTCCCTGGGACCGATTCGTCCGAATCTGAAAGCGGCCGAATATGCCCGCGCCTACGAGGCGGGCGGGGCAGCCTGCCTCTCCGTGCTGACCGATACGTATTTTTTCATGGGAAGCCATCAGGACCTGATCGATGCGCGGGCAGCCTGCAGGCTGCCCGTGCTGAGAAAAGAGTTCATCGTTTCTTCCTATCAGATTCATGAATCCGCAGCCATGGGGGCTGATGCCGTTCTTCTGATTGTTCGAATTCTCTCCGGCCACCAGCTTCAATCGTATCTTGCACTGTGCGAAGCGTTGCATCTGGATGCGCTCGTGGAAATTCACACGGAGGCGGATTTGGGGGTCGCTAAAACGGCCGGCGCCCGGTTGATCGGTATCAACAACCGGAACCTCGGCTCCTTTCACACGGACACCGGAACCGCCATGCGCATGGCCGATCAGCTCCAACAGGGCCAGATACCGGTGGCCGCCAGCGGCATCAAGTCCCGAAAGGATATCACGGAAACCTTAACTTCGGGCATCTGGAATTTTTTGATCGGGGAAACTCTGGTGAGAAGCGATGATCCCTGCCGATGCCTGCGCACCTTGCAGGGCCTTGAGCCTTCTGAACAACAGGGGGCCGGGAAAAACCGATGA